ATGCCCTCTGACTTATCAAGCATTACAAATCAtcttttccacttctttttatttacagGAAAACGCTTCAGGACAGACCAAAAATtgaggtgtgtgtgtgatgcAACTCTCTGaatttcagcagagctgctctgacgTGGGCTGCTCCAAAATTACAGCAGATTTCTGAAGATGTGGTCTGAGAGTTcatctgcagggagcagggatctTGAGCCAGCTGTTCCTTATCAGCaaccagcacagagcctgcactgccctggccatgggGTCCATCTCCACGTGGCCCTGCCATGTGCTTGAGgttgtccagcctgtgctctgTGGCCAGAGGGCTTGTGCTGAGGGAAGCAGGACCTGCCCCATTCTCCTGGGGCTGATTATTAAAATTGCAGCAGGTTTCCAGAGCAGCTGATAAAAAACTGCATCTGCAACCTCCTTCTGCCCTGGTGCTGCCaggcttggctgctgctgcccagcctgggAGGGCTGGATGAAATCCCTGCCCAGCAAGGGCAGCTCCTGCTTGGGCAGCACGTTCCTGACTCCTTCCAGTACAGCACGTGCCAGGGAAAGGCCCCAGAGCCCTTCCTGTGCATTCAGCTCTGGGTTTGGCACATCCATCAtcacctctgtgctgctgagggtAATTGGAGATCAGGCACCTCCACACCCTTGGAGATTCAGCTCCTGCACGCCTCAGAGTGCCCTCAGAGTCCCTGGAACTGTGTTTGGGTGATGCAAGGGGAACTGTGCTGCCAGGGaaatccagcaggagcagctcccagccccggTGGCCTGGGTCCTGCAGGGATGTGTGCAGGCAGGGGTGAACTGGCAGAGTGACACAAGTGGGTCAAGTTGGGTGTTCTAGGTCAGGCACTGAGAGGCAAATAAGCTCTCTCCACTGCCTGAATTACAAATGGGTAACTTCCCATCCTGGCATTTATCTCTGACTCAAGGAATGTTCTCCAGAATGGCTGAGGGGGACACAGCCAAGTCCTTCAGATGGGGGAAACCAAGCCAGCAGCCCCCAAAAAATCTGGTGTTGATGGGTTCAGTGCTTCCCCTCCTGACCTGCTGCAGGAACTCTTCTCCAGGGATAAAGCCTAGGAGAGAAGCAGCCAAGCCCTTGTGTAGTTTGTGGTCTGGCCTCCTGCCCACTCTGCCCTTCAAGCAGGAAATTCTCAAAGGGAAGGGAGTGCTTTGTGAAGCTCTCTGCAGactctgcctgctctgctttAGTCACAGCTCAGCATCAGGtcagctggcactgctggaagCTGACCAGGCAGACTGATGGCGCCTACAGAAAGTCTTAAAGCAACGTCTCCACCTTGATCATTTTCccctcatcttttttttttttttttttttttttttgtcctttacgTCCTTGATTGCTGTTATTCAACCCTGAGATAATGCACCCCTGATATCATTGAGATGGGAGAGACAAGCAAGGAGCAAGAGatcaaaggaaagagaagaaagagaagatgccaaaggcagaagaagaaagaggGGAAGATGCCAAACGCTGCCTTGATTTACCTACTTTACATATCCAGTACTGAGTTTCAGAAATCCTTCATGTACGTAATTTTGGGAGTTCTGGGGTTTCCACGTAGTCCCCAGACAGCAGGAGGCTGTGGAAGGGcatcctccttcccccagctgaggaagcagctggaaaagtgcATCCAGAAAGCCCAGGGGGCCCTTGGCACCTGCGAGCATCGGCTGGGCTTGAAAAGGAGCCGGGCCGGGAGCGGACTGGGAAAGCGCTGAGGGTTTAACGCATAtttctgcttccctctgctGGTGGAAGGAAGCTTGGAAGGTGTAATTCCTGAAAATCAGGGATCCCCGGGAAGGGCGGCACAAGGCGGAGAGAGGGGTCCCCTGGTGGTGGCCCTGCACAAGGATTAACTGCGCCGGGTGCTCTGAATGTGTGCCTGAAGAAACGAGACGTGTGTGCCCTGGAGGGATCAAAAAGTTGGGAAAAGCAGggccagagctgctgggtgcGAGACGGGGAAGTGACACAAATGAGCTGATCTATCCGgagtcattttttttttcaatactgCATTACCATTTCTTGTTCTGTAATCTTTGTGCAAAGGTAATTTAATGACCTTGATCAAAATTTGGTTGCTCTTCTTGTCTTGGATCATTATCAgtggtaaaaaaacccaaccaaacaaacaaaaaacccccaaactcaTAAAATTCAAACATTTTTGTTACTCACTTGGTTATCTGGAAATCCCTTTGACTGacagttattttttaattcccagTTTGAGATCACTTTCCTGTGGTGTTTATAAGGACTGGAGGAAGACTTGAGACCTAAAAAGAACAGCCAAGAATAGCAACACTGAATATGGAGATGCAGGAAACATGGGAACACAACAGCATTTGAAATGGGACTTGTAAAATAAAGGCAAATCCAACATTAATGCAGTGTTCCCATCAGGAAATCAGCAGCCACTCCTGCATTTCATTTccctgttttatttaaaataaaaaaccagaaaCCCTTGGGAGCACTGCTGTTGCTGAATGTTTTGTTTGATGGCATTTCTTACTCCCTTGCGCTGCTTTATCCCCAAGAGGAAGAATTTTGGATCTGGAACATCTCTAACCCACAGTGGCTATAAATAGTTCTAGATATCCCTCGATTTGCTCCAGTAATGAACCCTGCCTGTGCTTTGGGTGGAAAACCTCGGCGTGGTCGAGGTTTCCACCCTTCAGCTCTGCCCTCACTGTACTAAGTGCTGGTTATTTTCAGGACGTGGCACCGAGTGGTGCTGTTCTGCTTGAGGTACCTCGTGTTCCACAGCATCCCTGAGATGGAAGGGCAGGGATCAGCTCACAGCACACACGCCTAGTGTCATCCCACACTAGTACCCAGTGTCACGactcagggcagagctgtgatTTTGTTTCTAAGCTCAGTTGCAGCTCTGAACCTACGGTGGGGCCCGAGGCTCCAGAGCTGGCCCGAGTCAGACACTTGTTATTTCTATTGAGAGAACCCTGCGCTGAGGGCTCGGGGGCGAGAGGAGTCCATCTGAGGGATGAGGTGTGGGATGAGGGGGGGGCCCTGAGTTAGCGCCCGCAGGTGAGGCCTTTGGATGGCGCCACCGGAAGTCGCCTCATGGCTCAGCCCCGCCCAGGTGAGGCGGCGCGGGCCCTGCTGGGAACGGCGGGAACCTGAGCGGCTGAGGGGGAGAGCACCGGGGAGACCCCCGGCCCCGCTCAGGTGAATTGTGCGGTCTGTGTCCGCCCTTACCTGCCGGTGCATCCCCGGCCCTCGGCGGCACCGTAAAATGCGGACACCCTGTTACTGAGACAACAGCCGCCTCAGCTCTCCTCCAATCACCGTGCCTGTTACTTCGAGCACTCTGACAGACGCCCAATCAGAGGCGAGTTCTCAGCGCCACCGCGGCTGGTTTAAGGTGGCGCGGTGGAAGCACTTCCCGCATACACCTTAAGGCGGCTGTGGCTGCTATTCGTGCCACCGGGAGCCACGTACACGGGGCGGATGGGAGGAACGGATCCCACCGGGGCAAACCGGGGAACAGCTCTGGGCCGGGGAGCGCACTGGAGCTCCTGCCGGGGCCCACGGGACCACCCGAACGCGGCTTCTTCCGCCCGGCCCCTCAGAGCCCTGCGCCCATAGGCTGGACCAGACCCCACCTCCGCACGACAGCCAATCCTCGCGCCCCCATTGGGGCCGCGCTTTGATTGACAGCGCTGCGGATCAATCGGATGCGCCGGGCAGGAAGCGGCCGTGGCGCCCGACCGGGAGCCGGAGCTGGAGGCCGGGCCCGGGCTGGGGTCAGCGGCGGGGCCGGTGAGTGGCGGGGGCCGGGGAGCGGCAGGTGCGGGGCCGGTGCACAGCGGAGGATTCGGTGTGAACAGCCCGCGTCCCGGCCCGGGGCTGTGTGGGCGCTCTGCGCTGCCCGGGCGGGGCTCGCTGTCGATGGGAGGGGGGttggctgccccatcccctcACAAAGGGGTTCTTTTACCCCCATGCTGGGGCTGCCCGGCAGTTCATGGTGCCCAAGGGAGGCCAAGAGGGACGGGTCCCTCTGCCgcaggaggggagcaggggcagTGTCCGGGATGCTCAGGCTGCGCCTTCCCGGGCGGGCTGAGCGAGCCCTGCAGGTTCTCAGCCTGCCCCGATCACCTTCACACAGGGCAGGGTGAtggtgctgctccctgagctctgtgtgctgctttcCAGACGCCTCCAGCGAGTTTGGCTCCGAGGAATCCGGGCTGCAGACTGCTGGCAGGGATTCCCCTGGTTTGACCTCTCTGCTCGCAGCTCGCTGTCATGCCCAGAACGTGAGGATGGGGTGACTCACAGAGCGCTGGTCCCGAACAAACTGGAGCTTCGGGGAGGAGGGAAATGAAAAGCAGGGCTTGGAGAACTTGAGAGCCTTTGTGGTGCTGTTAAATGCCAGCTGAGTGTGTCACCCCTGGGGCGCAGCCAGTTCACAAGAGCTTGTAAAGCAAAGTCTCTGAGTTTCTGTTCAAAGCTTTCCAAGAAGacatttaaaatctgctttcctGTTTTATGTGCAGCTGTGAGTTTGATTCCAGGGGTCTATTCTTCACTGCAGGTTTTGGACTACTGATTTATTTGATCtaattctttgctttttatttcgTGTTTTTCCCCCTTAGATTCACCTTGAAGGAACATAACCCTGCTGCTTCACTGACAGTAAACAGTGGTTCATCCACCCTCCTTTGTGCTTGTGGTGCCTACCCTGAGACAGGCCaggggaagggaagcagctggaCTTGTCTGTGCTTCCCTGAACTTGCCCAAGGGAACAGGATGGACGGCAGGGAGTGGTACCAGAAGTTGGTTCCAGCAGGGTCCGAGTCTCTTCTTTAAAGAGAACTCCCAGCATCAAgaaggctgaaagaaaaaaaaaaaaaatggaaggaggCAACAGCCCCagtctgcagctccagcagctcccattgGCCACAGCAGCAGTTTCTGTGCAGCCACACACAGACTCCTTCTCCTACAAGGTCAGCTTCCCACCCCAGCTGGGAAGTTTCCATCTCCACAAGGCCCTGATTATTGGAATGAGCTGATGATGATGCTGCTTTGGGCTTATTTTCTGTAGAAAGGGCTCTGTCTTTGTATTCAGCCATTCCTGGGGTGTCACATCCTGTGCATagtgagagaaagagagaagttCTGTGTCTGCGGagcagaggagccagaggaaGGTGTGGCAGTGGGTGTGTGGGGATGTTTGGGTGCAGTGATTCTGACAGGTGCCTTGTCAGCCTAAGCCATGCAGCAGTAACAGAGCAGAGGTTCTGGTTTGCTTTGTGTATTCAGGTGTTTGAATTTCACAGGCGTGAGCCCACATGAGGCTGTAATTCCtccttgttttccagctgggaacagATAAATTCCCTCTGAATCCCTGATTCTGAAGGAGCTCAGAAAATCTCAgcaaaaaaggttttttttttttccctttgagaCCACAGTCCCTGGCCCTTGTGGAAGTGCTGTTGAGCTGAAGCCGTCACAGCCCAGAGAACTCTGCACTGTGGTGACAGAGTGACATCCTCCTGCCaccctctctctctgtcctgGGAACCTCTCTCAGGTGTTTTCGAGTGAAGTTGTTTGGGGTAAATCTTATTTTTGTGCATTATGATAAAGAGGTTTTTGTTCTGATGCTAAGAATTTGAAATCTGGAAGTTCTTCTGTGGATGAGAAATTCAAGATTAGTCCATTTATTCATATTCACATCTGAATGTGAGCTGAGTTATCCCAAATCAATGCAAGTAAGGGCTGGGTTGAGGGAACAGTGCTAATGACATTTAATGAGATTTAGGCAGTTTTGGGAGCACACAAATGTTTGGTGGCCTCAGGTTCTTCTCTTCAGTCCTCCACACATCTCCTTTGTGAGTCAGCCTGCTTTACAtcctttctttatttcaaattcCATCTTTAGAGCGTGAGAATTGTTGCTGAGCTTCAAGCACCAGTGCAGAAGAGGTTGGGAAGTGTTTTGGAGCTGTCAGCAGTCTGCTGTGACTTTGGGAATAGCTGGTTTTTACAAAAAGCAGACTAAAATCTGTGATAATTGGGCCGCCTCATCACATGGGCTGAATTAGTGACTGAACAAGCAGCTGTCACAAGTGGAGAAAACAGTTGGGAAGCAGAGGTTCCTGATCCATTCTCTGTCAAATTCCAGGACAATAAAATCCTCATAGATGAGCTTTTCAAAGGGAGGAATGAGTGAtggtgtggggctttttttagcCTTATCTTCCTCCTCTCTGAGGAACTGCAAACTAATTGAAGTCTCTTGGAGAAAGTGGCTGTTGAGTCTTATCTTCCAGCTGAGTTCACAGCCACAGCTCTTATCTGAAGGGCCCCGTGTcactgggaagggaagaggatAAACAGGTTTTACTGACAGGTGGGtgttggactggatgacctttaaaggtcccttccaacccaggcaaTTCCATGACTCAGGAGTGGTTCTAAAAGTCTGCTGTCCTCCAGAGTGTGCAAACCCCTCTGAGGTCCTTGGCTAAATGGAATAATTGTGTGTTCCCTTTGTTTTTGCAGGAGAACTTGATTGGAGCCCTTCTGGCTATTTTTGGGCATCTTGTCAGCAGCATTGCCCTCAACCTCCAGGTGAGTTCTCTGTAGCAAATACTCATCCTGCATTGAAATAATCAACCCAACATGACAAAGCTGCTTTGTTCCTGTTTTCTTGCCTAGAAATACAGCCACATCAGGCTGGCAGGCTCCAAAGACCCCCGGGCTTACTTCAGAACCAAGACCTGGTGGAGTGGATTgttgctgctggtgctgggagaactgggagtGTTTGCCTCCTATGCCTTTGCTCCCCTTTCTCTGATTGTGCCCCTCAGTGCAGTGTCTATTGTGGGTAAGGAGGAAAGAGCCTGAGTGTGTTCCAGTGGGAGATTCCTGAATCCAGaattcactttttctttctccttttttcacaGCTAGTGCAATCATAGGAATTatatttattaaagaaaaatggaagcCCAAGGAATTTTTGAGTAAGttcctcagtttcttttcatttttcctgtatttacaATTCATCACACACAGCAAGGCCCCTCAGGAATTATAATTACAGGGATGGCAAAGTCTCATTAGCACCTCTTGGACTAAATATGTCATCTCATTGACTGTTtattacaaatggatttttttttttcccctggcttGTGCCAAATCCCCTGAACCTCACAGAATTTAGAAACAGGCTGAAGTTGCAGCACTGATTCTGCAACAGGCATGAGGGAATGAGCTGAATTCCATAAACATGGAGGTGTttgcagaaatggaaaaagggCTGTGGGCAGTGACAGGCAGGATCAGCCCCAGACACAGATCTTGgaactttatttatttagcaGATGCCACCTGGTACCAACTTTGTgtcagctcccacacctccactGCCCCTGGTGGCTGCAATATTTTGGAGATTGGGCACAAAAGGCAACCAGGAGTCCCCTGGAGGAGCACCCTGATGGTCCTGTGGGATTGATTCATTAATTCCATGCATCCCACTCCCTCATTAACCCTGTCCTCTCCTGTTCTGTGCCTGCCCAAGGGCGCTACGTGCTGTCCTTCGTGGGCTGTGGCCTGGCAGTTGTTGGCACTTACCTGCTGGTGACATTTGGACCCAACAGCCACGAGAAGATGACAGCAGAAAACATCACCAGGCATTTAGTGAGCTGGCCATTCCTGCTCTACATGGTGAGGGGCCACGGAGGGTGGGGTGGTTTTCTCCTTGGGAGTTTCATTTCcagcattatttttccttctggttgCTAACAGTGTTCCCTGTGTACACTCAGGAACCTGGCACAGCTTTTCCAGGTGTCAGAAGCAGGCACAGCTCCTCTTGTTCCTCTGAATTCTGTAGGATTAAATGTCTTTGACTGAAAGTTTACTGGTGCctgaatttgggttttttccacacTGACCTTCTCTGAACCCAGAAATCTTCTATTTAAAATCCCATGAAATGTGTGTTTTAAGGAAGATAATCTTGGCCATTGCCCCAGGGATCACCTATGGAAGCTCAGAGCAGAAAGCAGACTGAGATCTCTCCTGTGAATATTCAGTCAGGACTATTTCATCAGCTGCTTTACCATAAATCCAACACCAAAAGTGCCCCGTGTTTCCTGTTCTGCAAGAAGCTGCTGAATATCTACTCTAACTGGAATCTAAGATGATGCTGAATTTGGTCTATAATTTTGTGGGATCCCCATTTCCCTTTGATTTTCCCTATTCTAATTTTTGATTGGCTCAGAATCTCATTTACTGCCAGCCCCATGTGCTCTGCATCTCTAATattctcatttctctcttttgtaGCTTGTGGAGATCATTGCTTTCTGTCTGCTCCTGTATTTTTACAAGGAGAGAAATGCAAACTACATTGTCATTATTCTCCTGCTGGTTGCTTTGCTGGGTAAGTTGATATGGATTTACAAGATCTTTAAACAGTAAATTGAGGCGTGCAGGGGATTATATTGATTCAATTAATGCCATGAAATGCACTAATTTCTTccagaaatgttcctgaagCTGATGTTTAGGATCTTTCCAAACAACCTTTGAACAATTAAGGCTTATTCACCATCAGACAAATAATCTGCCAAGCACAGAAAGTGCAGGTTCTTTATTAGAGTTCTTAATTTTAATCTGGGCACACAAAGGGTGGCATTCAGTGGGTGAAAGAGAGGATTTGACCTACAAAAATTGTCTTAGCTCTGTTAAAATTTGCTGTGTGGTTAAAGAAATGAGGAATCCTCTACCACCCCTGATTGTCCCTGTGAGTCCCTGATGATTCTGATATCCCACAGTGGTATCCTGCAGTGACTTTggatttacatatttattttttttactagaaACCATAATcaattaaacttttaaaagtatGAATAATAGCAAGTCTGCCATGATGAAATCTGTGTCACAGGCCTCAACTTGTGCTGTTTATGTATCTTCAgctcctgcaaaaaaaaaaaaaaaaaaaacagaaacccccctctttttttgttttttgagctGTTTGGGGCTGGATTTCAGTGGTGCCTCAAAGGCTCCATGAATTACAAAGCAACTGCTCTAATTCTGAATGTCCCAACttttaggaaaggaaagctCTTCCTGATTCCTGTTTTGGACACTTCTTTGGCTTTATTAACCAAACCAAATGGAAAGTTCTATCCTCCCATCATCTAATTGCACAACACTGTTTAAACACTGACAAAAGCAGCAAATGCTCCCAGTTCTGGAGACATTGATAGAGAAGGGTTCAGTGATTCCTTGGAGCTTGCAGTGGTGGGTTGGTGGGGAATCAAACAGGCAAAGCTGGGGGTAAACAGCATCCCTTGTTTGggcctggcaggagcagggtcaGGTTTTTGGGGGTGTTGGGGTTgttgctgcagctgccccagctgagTGTGGTGCCCCCCCAGGTTCCATGACCGTGGTGACAGTGAAGGCTGTGGCTGGGATGGTGCTGGTGTCTATCCAGGGGACCCTGCAGCTGGACTCCCCCATCTTCTACATCATGTTGGTGTGCATGATTGCCACAGCCATCTACCAGGCCACGTAAGGACTCCTCTCTTTGTCTGGAATTGGGTGGGGGGTGGGTCAGGAGCTGCCAAAAATACCTATTAAAATCTAGGAGAATTATCCATTCTTTCCTGTGATCTGTCCCAGGAGCCTGGGTGGTCTTTGCTTTCCACAGTGACACTGCCAAGTGATTTTAATGCCACCATTCAAGTGTTTCCCAAACAGTTTTAGGGCTGAAAGGGTGGACAATCAAATGCAGTATCTGTGCACTGGCTAAAATCAAAGTGCAGGATCAGTGTTGGTAATCTTTCTATTTTTAGGAGTTTTTCCCCCTTTGCACTTGCAATAACATAAAAAGCTGGTAGCAGCAGGGataaaaagctttcaaaatatgaGGGACACTCTAGCCCTGAGGTTGGGGCAGTAATTTCAGTACAGCCACAATCCTCCCTCTTCtgtcttttttattccttccaaggcttgctgctgctgctgctgtacagTGAGAAAAATAACAAGTTTTCTTAAATTTATGCATCTCTTTTGAAAGGTGTTTCCAAAAAAAGGATCCTTCCCAATCAGCCCCTGTTGCCTGTGATTGTGTTGCAGGTTTTTAGCTCAAGCCTCCCAGCTCTATGACTCAGCTCAGATCTCCAGCATTGGCTACATCTTATCCACCACAGCAGCAATCTCAGCAGGTAACTGCACaaacttttctaaaaaaaaaaagggcaaaagattttggaaaataattctCCTGAAGAAGGTGAATACTCAGCAATATGATTACTTCTATTTTTTCATCTCTCATctagctttgtttttctttttctttttttttactttctaaaaatgtgaattatCCCATTAGGCTGTGTTGAAATTTTCTGTTCAGTGCTGTCATTTTGTTTGAAGTGCAGGGGAATTTATATTTGAGACTATTCTTCATTCAGTATGTGTTTTTAGGTGTGAaggtaaaatatttccttgttatttatttttaactttattttctttacattaaaattaaaaatgtaaagagCAGGAGGCAGAACATGTGTCCTACTGCCACCCAGGACACTTCTAGAAGTTGGAgctgtttgttgttgtttggggtcAAGAGTTTGCATCTTTTTTAGTTAAATCCAATTTGTTTCATCATTCCAAAATAGTCCCTCTTGTTTATGCTGCACAGGTTCACTTGCATCTCTGTTAGTGACACCAGCAGAACTATTTTGGTAGTGAAAGTTGAAAAGATTTGTCAGCAATTTGTGTTAAAATAGAAATCAGGACGCTTAAGTTCATTAAATAAACAAAGGTGCTGGctataaaaatagaaatcctGGCTGATGTGGGTTCTGGCTGAAGGTGGAATTGGGAAGATGTAatgaattatttcctttttaaggaGCAACTTTTTACCTGGACTTCATGGGTGAAGATGTTCTCCACATTTGTATGTTTGCACTGGGGTAAGTGCTCCAGGTTTCCTTGACAGAAAACTGTTGCTTAATGTGACtcaagttttaaaaatgcaaatctgttttaaaaatacctctCTGTTGGAGGGATAAACTGTGTTGGAGAAGAGAACAGGCTGAAAGCATTTTCTCTGTCAGAGTAGAGTGGCCCTTAGAGCTCTGTGTTGTGTTTGGAAAAATTCATGTGTAATTGTGCACTACCAAGGGTTACAACAATTAATCACTAAATCCTGGGGATCAGCTTGGGAGCTGAGCATATGGCTTGGTTTTCAAGCTGCCTGCTCATGAATCTGCAAGAATTGTCAAACAACTGAAATAAACTCTCTCTGGGAACCTTATTTCAAGTTTTGCACCTTCCCTGAACTGTGTCTGACTTGTGGAGTTTTTAGAGCGTGGAGAAGGCACAATACAGATCTGATCAGTAAAACATTCCCTGTGTAACTCAGTGTTTCGGTGTAATTAGCTTTCCATAATCAGGAGATATTCTTAAATGGCTTTTAGataagtacagaaaaaaaaaaaaccaaacaattggGATATGATTGTTCTGAACTGCACCTTGCTCTGTAACAATCCAGATCCATGGATTATTCCCAGTGTTTACTGGG
Above is a genomic segment from Cinclus cinclus chromosome 26, bCinCin1.1, whole genome shotgun sequence containing:
- the NIPAL3 gene encoding NIPA-like protein 3, with amino-acid sequence MEGGNSPSLQLQQLPLATAAVSVQPHTDSFSYKENLIGALLAIFGHLVSSIALNLQKYSHIRLAGSKDPRAYFRTKTWWSGLLLLVLGELGVFASYAFAPLSLIVPLSAVSIVASAIIGIIFIKEKWKPKEFLRRYVLSFVGCGLAVVGTYLLVTFGPNSHEKMTAENITRHLVSWPFLLYMLVEIIAFCLLLYFYKERNANYIVIILLLVALLGSMTVVTVKAVAGMVLVSIQGTLQLDSPIFYIMLVCMIATAIYQATFLAQASQLYDSAQISSIGYILSTTAAISAGATFYLDFMGEDVLHICMFALGCLIAFLGVFLITRNRKKPVPFEPYISMDAMPGMQNMHDKGIAVQPDLKASFSYGALENNDSMPEIYTPATLPIVQEQHGPKGVSVPPYRVLEHSKKE